The following proteins are co-located in the Labrys monachus genome:
- a CDS encoding chromosome segregation SMC family protein has translation MKLTRLRLLGFKSFVEPTDFVIEPGLTGVVGPNGCGKSNLVEALRWVMGENSHRNLRAAEMEDVIFGGSGSRPARNMAEVVLTVENRDRTAPAVFNDVDTLEISRRIERERGSNYRINSREVRARDVQLIFADASTGARSPAMVRQGQIAELIAAKPQARRRILEEAAGISGLHSRRHEAELRLKAAEQNLERLEDVLAQIESQLEGLKRQARQASRYRVLSQEIRRAEALLLHLSFEEAGRQIADAEKRLDRDATTVAERLKAQAEDAHAAALAAHEIPPLREAEAAAAAALHRLALAGETLHQEERRAGERRVELDRRIAQASTDATRERTMIADADAILARLGAEAAGLAAGQEASGGQASQAAEALRAAEAGLAANEKAMAEAQAACAESQAGRGQAERAEREAADRLSRLERELAAVRREGEALKAGSDAMRIAEGLRAELGALLARQGSAEQAALVAEAEHAAAREAEAATRGPLEEAERHAGRLETEARTLAKLVLAPSAAKYPPVADGIEVAKGYEAALGAALGDDLDAPADVAAPAHWSGVAAGGEDPALPQGAEPLAGFVRAPPALQRRLAQIGLVDAADGPSLMPVLAPGQRLVTRAGDLWRWDGFVAAAGAPSGAARRLAERNRLAELEQEAHAARLAVAPKRLAAEAAEAALRAAGERDRAARDASRALGGEVNQLRDRAARAERQASQIASRQAALDEAAARLGADLAEALKQRENARGALAALPDGSALQARLQDLRGDVAMGRAVVAEARARAQTIAREDEIRTARLAAIAQESRSWLDRRRAGQAQIEILDARLAELQAGRADLEDVPAVFAARRRALKGETDAAESHRRAAADRLAEAESAAAAAEHRSRDALVALSRAREEQARSEEKLGALRSRRKQIAGEIEEALQVPPERLLKIAELAPDAPMPDRRDAERRLEEARRERDRLGSVNLRAEEEQKDVQARLDGLVSERDDLVGAIKRLRQAIAGLNKEGRERLLVAFDVVNGHFQSLFETLFGGGTAELQLTESDDPLEAGLDILAKPPGKKPQTLSLLSGGEQALTAMALIFAVFLTNPAPICVLDEVDAPLDDANVERFCDLLDAMILKTETRFITITHNPITMARMNRLFGVTMAERGVSQLVSVDLGDAGKFLEAV, from the coding sequence ATGAAACTTACCAGACTGAGGCTCCTCGGCTTCAAATCTTTCGTCGAACCGACCGATTTCGTCATCGAGCCCGGCCTGACCGGCGTGGTCGGGCCGAATGGCTGCGGCAAGTCCAACCTCGTCGAGGCGCTGCGCTGGGTCATGGGCGAGAATTCGCACAGGAACCTGCGCGCCGCCGAGATGGAGGACGTCATCTTCGGCGGATCCGGCAGCCGCCCGGCCCGCAACATGGCCGAGGTGGTGCTGACGGTCGAGAACCGGGATCGTACGGCGCCCGCGGTCTTCAACGATGTCGACACGCTGGAGATCTCGCGCCGCATCGAACGCGAACGCGGCTCCAATTATCGCATCAACAGCCGCGAAGTGCGCGCCCGCGACGTGCAACTCATCTTCGCCGATGCCTCGACCGGCGCCCGCTCGCCGGCCATGGTGCGCCAGGGCCAGATCGCCGAGCTGATCGCCGCCAAGCCGCAGGCCCGCCGGCGCATCCTCGAGGAGGCCGCCGGCATCTCGGGCCTGCATTCGCGCCGCCACGAGGCGGAACTGCGCCTCAAGGCCGCCGAGCAGAACCTCGAGCGTCTCGAAGACGTGCTCGCCCAGATCGAATCGCAGCTCGAAGGCCTCAAGCGGCAGGCGCGCCAGGCTTCCCGCTACCGCGTGCTGTCCCAGGAGATCCGCCGGGCCGAGGCGCTCCTGCTCCATCTCTCTTTCGAGGAAGCAGGCAGGCAGATCGCGGACGCCGAGAAGCGGCTCGACCGGGATGCCACCACCGTCGCGGAACGGCTGAAGGCCCAGGCGGAGGATGCCCATGCCGCCGCCCTCGCCGCACATGAAATCCCGCCCCTGCGCGAGGCCGAGGCGGCGGCGGCCGCCGCGCTGCACAGGCTGGCGCTGGCTGGCGAGACGCTCCACCAGGAGGAGCGGCGTGCCGGCGAGAGGAGGGTCGAACTCGACCGGCGCATCGCGCAGGCCTCCACCGACGCCACCCGCGAAAGGACGATGATCGCCGACGCCGACGCCATTCTGGCGCGCCTCGGTGCCGAGGCGGCAGGGCTGGCAGCCGGGCAGGAAGCCTCGGGCGGCCAGGCGAGCCAGGCCGCCGAGGCTTTGCGCGCGGCGGAGGCCGGGCTGGCGGCCAACGAGAAGGCGATGGCCGAAGCGCAGGCGGCCTGCGCCGAATCGCAGGCCGGCCGCGGCCAGGCGGAGCGCGCCGAGCGCGAGGCCGCCGACCGCCTGTCCCGGCTCGAACGGGAACTCGCCGCCGTCAGGCGCGAAGGCGAGGCGCTGAAGGCCGGATCCGACGCCATGCGGATCGCCGAGGGTCTGCGCGCCGAGCTCGGCGCCCTGCTCGCACGGCAGGGCTCGGCGGAACAGGCGGCCCTCGTTGCCGAGGCGGAGCACGCGGCGGCGCGCGAGGCGGAGGCCGCGACGCGCGGCCCGCTGGAGGAGGCGGAGCGTCACGCCGGCAGGCTCGAGACCGAGGCGAGAACCCTCGCCAAGCTGGTACTCGCTCCCTCCGCCGCGAAATACCCGCCCGTCGCCGACGGAATCGAGGTCGCCAAGGGCTACGAGGCCGCGCTCGGCGCCGCGCTCGGCGACGATCTCGACGCGCCCGCCGATGTCGCCGCGCCGGCACACTGGTCCGGGGTGGCGGCCGGCGGCGAAGATCCGGCCTTGCCTCAAGGGGCCGAGCCTTTGGCCGGCTTCGTCCGCGCGCCCCCGGCCCTGCAGCGCCGCCTGGCGCAGATCGGCCTCGTCGATGCCGCAGACGGTCCGAGCCTGATGCCCGTGCTCGCCCCCGGCCAACGCCTGGTGACGCGGGCCGGCGACCTCTGGCGCTGGGACGGCTTCGTCGCGGCGGCAGGCGCCCCCTCCGGCGCCGCCCGCCGGCTCGCCGAACGCAACCGGCTTGCCGAGCTCGAGCAGGAGGCGCACGCCGCGCGCCTGGCCGTCGCGCCGAAGCGCCTGGCCGCCGAGGCCGCCGAGGCGGCCCTGCGTGCAGCGGGTGAGCGCGATCGTGCGGCACGCGACGCCTCGCGCGCGCTCGGCGGCGAGGTCAACCAATTGCGTGACCGCGCCGCGAGGGCCGAAAGGCAGGCCTCGCAGATCGCCAGCCGGCAGGCGGCCCTCGACGAGGCGGCGGCCCGGCTCGGGGCGGATCTCGCAGAGGCGCTGAAGCAGCGCGAAAACGCCCGCGGCGCGCTGGCCGCCCTGCCGGACGGCAGCGCCCTGCAGGCAAGGCTGCAGGATCTGCGCGGCGACGTCGCCATGGGGCGCGCCGTCGTCGCCGAGGCGCGGGCCAGGGCGCAGACCATCGCCCGCGAGGACGAGATCCGGACGGCCCGCCTTGCCGCCATCGCACAGGAGAGCCGGTCCTGGCTCGATCGCAGGCGGGCAGGCCAGGCCCAGATCGAGATTCTCGATGCCCGCCTCGCCGAACTTCAGGCCGGGCGTGCCGACCTCGAAGACGTTCCGGCGGTGTTCGCCGCACGACGCCGCGCCCTGAAGGGCGAGACGGACGCAGCCGAATCCCATCGCCGGGCCGCCGCCGACCGCCTCGCCGAGGCGGAAAGCGCCGCCGCCGCCGCCGAGCACCGGAGCCGCGACGCGCTCGTCGCGCTCAGCCGGGCGCGCGAGGAACAGGCGCGTTCGGAGGAGAAGCTCGGCGCCCTTCGGAGCCGCCGCAAGCAGATCGCCGGCGAGATCGAGGAGGCGCTGCAGGTGCCGCCCGAGCGGCTCCTGAAGATCGCCGAGCTTGCGCCCGACGCCCCGATGCCGGACCGGCGCGACGCCGAGCGCAGGCTGGAGGAAGCCCGGCGCGAGCGCGACCGGCTGGGCTCGGTCAACCTGCGGGCCGAGGAGGAGCAGAAGGACGTCCAGGCCCGCCTCGACGGCCTCGTCTCCGAGCGCGACGATCTCGTCGGGGCGATCAAGCGGCTGCGCCAGGCCATCGCCGGCCTGAACAAGGAAGGACGCGAGAGGCTGCTCGTCGCCTTCGATGTCGTCAACGGCCATTTCCAGAGCCTGTTCGAGACGCTGTTCGGCGGCGGCACGGCCGAGTTGCAGCTCACCGAATCGGACGATCCGCTGGAGGCCGGCCTCGACATCCTCGCCAAGCCGCCGGGCAAGAAGCCCCAGACCCTCTCCCTGCTGTCGGGCGGCGAGCAGGCGTTGACCGCGATGGCACTGATCTTCGCGGTGTTCCTCACCAATCCCGCGCCGATCTGCGTCCTGGACGAGGTCGACGCCCCTCTCGACGACGCCAATGTCGAGCGCTTCTGCGACCTCCTCGACGCCATGATCCTGAAGACCGAGACGCGCTTCATCACCATCACCCACAATCCGATCACCATGGCGCGCATGAACCGGCTCTTCGGCGTCACCATGGCCGAGCGCGGCGTGAGCCAGCTCGTCTCCGTCGACCTCGGCGACGCCGGCAAATTCCTCGAAGCGGTGTGA
- a CDS encoding DsbA family protein, translating to MELVVPGPIPDLALGKADAPVKVYEYASMTCPHCARFAKEVFPAIKEKYIDTGKVQWTMREFPLDPRATAGFMLARCIANSDAGKYYSALDVLFAQQDNWAFVDAPKVLPGLQKIAQQSGFTQEQFEACLKDKTLYDGVMAVKQRGESVFKIEGTPTFFVNGTEKSGEITLDDFAKMVDPLIKS from the coding sequence ATGGAGCTCGTCGTCCCCGGCCCGATCCCCGATCTCGCGCTCGGCAAGGCAGACGCTCCGGTCAAGGTGTATGAATACGCCTCGATGACCTGCCCGCATTGCGCGCGTTTCGCCAAGGAGGTCTTTCCGGCCATCAAGGAAAAATACATCGACACCGGCAAGGTCCAGTGGACGATGCGGGAGTTCCCGCTCGATCCGCGCGCCACGGCCGGCTTCATGCTGGCGCGCTGCATCGCCAACAGCGACGCCGGAAAGTATTACAGCGCTCTCGACGTGCTGTTCGCCCAACAGGACAATTGGGCCTTCGTCGATGCTCCCAAAGTGCTGCCGGGCCTGCAGAAGATCGCGCAGCAATCCGGTTTTACACAGGAACAGTTCGAGGCCTGCTTGAAAGACAAGACGCTGTATGATGGCGTGATGGCCGTCAAGCAGCGCGGCGAATCGGTCTTCAAGATCGAGGGTACGCCGACCTTTTTCGTCAACGGCACGGAAAAAAGCGGCGAGATCACGCTCGATGATTTCGCCAAGATGGTTGATCCGCTGATCAAGTCCTGA
- a CDS encoding DUF721 domain-containing protein, which translates to MINKPQRSASRTFKPSRPSSVRSVSDLLGPTLADSLKARGFATADIVGRWADIVGARLATQSQPMKIQWPPRPKTEAPEAAPRAATLVLRVESAFALEVEMSAAQIIERINAVFGWRCVGKLRIRQGPVEHPVRRQPPAAPKLTPLQARTLADDLGGIEHPGLREALERLGRQVRGAGPVKAP; encoded by the coding sequence ATGATCAACAAGCCCCAGCGTTCCGCTTCCAGGACTTTCAAGCCTTCCCGGCCTTCCTCGGTCCGCTCGGTCTCCGACCTGCTCGGTCCGACGCTCGCCGATTCTTTGAAGGCGCGCGGCTTCGCCACCGCGGACATCGTCGGCCGCTGGGCGGACATCGTGGGCGCGCGCCTAGCGACCCAGTCGCAGCCGATGAAGATCCAATGGCCGCCGCGTCCCAAGACCGAGGCGCCCGAGGCCGCGCCGCGGGCCGCCACCCTCGTCCTGCGCGTCGAGAGCGCCTTCGCCCTGGAAGTCGAGATGTCGGCGGCCCAGATCATCGAGCGCATCAATGCGGTGTTCGGCTGGCGCTGCGTCGGCAAGCTGCGCATCCGCCAGGGGCCGGTCGAGCATCCGGTCCGGCGCCAGCCGCCGGCCGCGCCGAAGCTCACGCCGCTGCAGGCCAGGACGCTCGCCGACGACCTCGGCGGCATCGAGCACCCGGGCCTGCGCGAAGCGCTCGAAAGACTCGGCCGCCAGGTCCGCGGCGCGGGGCCGGTCAAAGCTCCGTGA
- the mutY gene encoding A/G-specific adenine glycosylase, with protein MLANTDPEVKHADALLAWYDRHRRRLPWRALPGEAADPYRVWLSEIMLQQTTVKTVGPYFEAFVARWPDVGAMAASDVEDILKAWAGLGYYSRARNLHACARVVSETLGGRFPDDVEGLRKLPGVGAYTAAAVAAIAFGRRAAVVDGNVERVVTRLEAIETPLPQAKPLIAACVEAITPESRPGDFAQAMMDLGATICTPKRPACALCPFMARCSARQAGTQETFPRKAPKARRPLRRGAAFWVTRPDGWVLVRKRPDKGLLGGMTEIPSSVWSEDFDAAGAVGHAPLKMKWRRLPGEVQHGFTHFELAVTVYAADAPLTAKAPPDCRWVRLADLDGEALPTVMRKIAALARGQ; from the coding sequence ATGCTCGCCAACACCGACCCCGAGGTCAAGCATGCCGATGCCCTGCTGGCCTGGTACGACAGGCATCGCAGGCGGCTGCCCTGGCGTGCGCTGCCGGGCGAGGCCGCGGATCCCTACCGGGTCTGGCTCTCGGAGATCATGCTGCAGCAGACCACGGTGAAGACGGTCGGCCCCTATTTCGAGGCCTTCGTCGCGCGATGGCCCGATGTCGGGGCGATGGCGGCGAGCGACGTGGAGGACATCCTCAAGGCATGGGCCGGCCTCGGCTATTATTCCCGGGCCCGCAACCTGCACGCCTGCGCGCGCGTCGTCAGCGAGACGCTGGGCGGGCGGTTTCCCGACGACGTCGAGGGCCTGCGCAAGCTGCCCGGGGTGGGGGCCTATACCGCGGCGGCGGTGGCGGCGATCGCCTTCGGCCGGCGCGCGGCGGTGGTCGACGGCAATGTCGAGCGGGTCGTCACCCGGCTCGAGGCGATCGAGACGCCGCTGCCCCAGGCCAAGCCGCTGATCGCCGCCTGCGTCGAGGCGATCACGCCGGAGTCGCGCCCCGGCGACTTCGCCCAGGCCATGATGGATCTCGGCGCCACGATCTGCACGCCGAAGCGGCCGGCCTGCGCCCTCTGTCCGTTCATGGCGCGATGCAGCGCCCGGCAGGCGGGTACGCAGGAGACCTTTCCGCGCAAGGCGCCGAAGGCCCGGCGTCCGTTGCGGCGGGGCGCCGCCTTCTGGGTGACGCGGCCGGATGGCTGGGTCCTGGTCCGCAAGCGGCCGGACAAGGGCCTGCTCGGCGGCATGACTGAGATTCCCTCGAGCGTCTGGAGCGAAGATTTCGATGCCGCCGGCGCCGTCGGCCATGCGCCGCTCAAGATGAAATGGCGCAGGCTCCCCGGCGAAGTCCAGCACGGCTTCACCCATTTCGAACTTGCGGTCACCGTCTATGCCGCGGACGCGCCGCTGACCGCCAAGGCCCCGCCCGATTGCCGCTGGGTCCGCCTCGCCGATCTCGACGGCGAGGCGCTGCCGACCGTCATGCGCAAGATCGCCGCCCTCGCCAGAGGGCAGTGA
- a CDS encoding DUF4126 family protein codes for MAIVGALLIGVIAGLRAFTAPAAVSWAAYLGWLPLEGTALAFLGYTVTPYIITILAIVELIGDQLPATPSRKTPMQFGARLVTGAFSGAAIGLGSGSWIAGLVAGVIGAVIGTLGGAEIRRRLAESFGKDMPAALLEDAVAVIGALLIVKALA; via the coding sequence ATGGCAATCGTTGGGGCACTTTTGATCGGCGTGATCGCGGGGCTGCGCGCCTTCACCGCGCCGGCAGCCGTCAGTTGGGCAGCCTATCTCGGCTGGCTGCCGCTCGAGGGCACGGCGCTGGCCTTCCTGGGCTATACCGTCACGCCCTATATCATCACCATTCTGGCGATCGTGGAGCTGATCGGCGACCAGCTGCCGGCGACGCCGAGCCGCAAGACGCCCATGCAGTTCGGCGCACGCCTCGTCACCGGCGCCTTCAGCGGCGCGGCGATCGGGCTCGGAAGCGGCTCCTGGATCGCCGGCCTCGTCGCCGGCGTGATCGGCGCGGTGATCGGCACGCTGGGCGGCGCCGAGATCCGCAGGCGTCTGGCCGAATCCTTCGGCAAAGACATGCCGGCCGCGCTGCTGGAGGACGCGGTCGCCGTCATCGGCGCCCTGCTGATCGTGAAGGCGCTGGCATGA
- a CDS encoding FAD-containing oxidoreductase, giving the protein MTKPYDAIIVGAGQAGPPLAGRLTQAGMTVAVIERKLFGGTCVNTGCMPTKTMVASAYAAHVARRAADYGVALTGGVGIDMDRVRARKDEVSGNARRGVESWLRGMERCTVYQGHARFVSPREIEVDGEILSAPRIFLNTGGRASVPDIPGLDRVDYLTNTSILELDTLPRHLVVIGGSYIGLEFAQMFRRFGSEVTIIERGPRLIAREDEDISAAIREILEAEGIRVHAGAGSIAFTPQGDDFAVAVSGSEGAANLTGSHVLVAVGRSPNTDDLGLDKAGVTVDSRGYIEVDDQLRTSVEDIWAMGDCNGRGAFTHTSYNDFEIVAANLLDDDPRRVSDRITAYALYIDPPLGRIGMTEDQVRRSGRKALIGRRAMTQVGRAIEKGETRGFMKVVVDAESHAILGAAILGVGGDEVIHGMLDGMYAHAPYSTIQRAVHIHPTVSELVPTMLGEMKPLV; this is encoded by the coding sequence ATGACGAAGCCTTACGACGCGATCATCGTCGGCGCCGGCCAGGCCGGGCCGCCTCTGGCGGGCCGCCTCACCCAGGCGGGCATGACCGTCGCCGTGATCGAGCGCAAGCTGTTCGGCGGAACCTGCGTCAACACCGGCTGCATGCCGACCAAGACCATGGTCGCCAGCGCCTATGCAGCCCATGTCGCCCGCCGGGCGGCCGACTACGGCGTCGCCCTGACGGGCGGCGTCGGCATCGACATGGACAGGGTCCGTGCCCGAAAGGATGAGGTTTCCGGCAATGCGCGGCGCGGGGTGGAATCCTGGCTGCGCGGCATGGAGCGCTGTACGGTGTATCAGGGCCATGCCCGCTTCGTCTCGCCGCGGGAGATCGAAGTGGACGGCGAGATCCTCTCGGCGCCGCGCATCTTCCTCAACACCGGCGGCCGGGCCTCGGTGCCGGACATTCCGGGCCTCGACCGGGTCGACTATCTCACCAACACCTCGATCCTCGAGCTCGACACGCTGCCGCGCCATCTGGTGGTGATCGGCGGCAGCTATATAGGGCTGGAATTCGCGCAGATGTTTCGCCGCTTCGGCAGCGAGGTAACCATCATCGAGCGCGGCCCCCGCCTCATCGCCCGCGAGGACGAGGACATCTCGGCCGCGATCCGCGAGATTCTCGAAGCCGAGGGCATCCGCGTCCATGCCGGGGCCGGGAGCATCGCCTTCACGCCGCAGGGCGACGACTTCGCGGTGGCGGTTTCGGGCAGCGAGGGCGCCGCCAATCTGACCGGCTCCCACGTGCTGGTCGCCGTCGGCCGCAGTCCCAATACCGACGATCTCGGCCTGGACAAGGCCGGCGTGACCGTCGATTCGCGTGGCTATATCGAAGTCGACGACCAGCTGCGCACCAGCGTCGAGGACATCTGGGCGATGGGCGACTGCAACGGCAGAGGGGCCTTCACCCATACCTCCTACAATGATTTCGAGATCGTCGCCGCCAACCTGCTCGACGACGATCCGCGCCGCGTCAGCGACCGCATCACCGCCTATGCGCTCTATATCGATCCGCCGCTCGGCCGCATCGGCATGACGGAGGACCAGGTGCGCCGGTCGGGCCGCAAGGCGCTCATCGGCAGGCGGGCGATGACGCAGGTCGGCCGCGCCATCGAGAAGGGCGAGACGCGCGGCTTCATGAAGGTGGTGGTCGACGCGGAGAGCCATGCCATTCTCGGCGCCGCCATCCTCGGCGTCGGGGGCGACGAGGTCATCCACGGCATGCTCGACGGCATGTATGCGCATGCGCCCTACAGCACCATCCAGCGCGCCGTGCACATCCATCCCACGGTGTCGGAACTGGTGCCGACCATGCTGGGCGAGATGAAGCCGCTGGTGTGA
- a CDS encoding DoxX family protein → MTDISATPGRSWTGRILSAVVVAALLADAAVQLFAPDMMRAEMELTGFPPSQAFALGVIMLACAIVYAVPQTAVLGAILVTGFLGGAISTHFRLGEIGSPPQLICLLLGALTWGGLYLRDGRLRTLLPLGA, encoded by the coding sequence ATGACCGACATTTCCGCAACGCCGGGCCGTTCCTGGACGGGCCGCATCCTCAGCGCCGTCGTCGTCGCGGCCCTGCTCGCGGATGCCGCCGTGCAGCTCTTCGCGCCGGACATGATGCGGGCGGAGATGGAGCTGACGGGCTTCCCGCCGAGCCAGGCCTTCGCGCTCGGGGTCATCATGCTGGCCTGCGCGATCGTCTATGCGGTCCCGCAGACGGCCGTGCTCGGCGCCATCCTGGTGACCGGCTTCCTCGGCGGCGCGATCTCCACCCATTTCCGGCTCGGCGAGATCGGCTCGCCGCCGCAGCTGATCTGCCTCCTCCTCGGCGCGCTGACCTGGGGCGGGCTGTATCTGCGCGACGGGCGCCTGCGGACATTGCTGCCGCTCGGCGCCTGA
- a CDS encoding SRPBCC family protein, with translation MAPRTDAASRIIKATPQRIYEAFLDGQAVASWRPPKGMTAEVFAFEPREGGVFRMSFTYADAAHAVPGKTSEHADVFRGRFVELVPGRRIVEEVEFEADDPAFAGAMRIVTTLTAVPDGTEVAFRCENVPDGIRPEDHQAGMASTLANLAAFTE, from the coding sequence ATGGCACCGAGAACCGACGCCGCTTCGAGGATCATCAAGGCGACGCCGCAACGGATCTATGAAGCCTTTCTCGACGGGCAGGCCGTCGCCTCCTGGCGGCCGCCAAAGGGCATGACCGCCGAGGTCTTCGCGTTCGAGCCGCGGGAAGGCGGCGTGTTCCGGATGTCCTTCACCTATGCCGATGCCGCCCATGCGGTGCCGGGCAAGACATCCGAGCATGCCGACGTCTTCCGCGGACGATTCGTCGAGCTGGTACCCGGCCGCCGCATCGTCGAGGAGGTCGAATTCGAGGCGGACGACCCCGCCTTCGCCGGCGCGATGAGGATCGTCACGACGCTCACCGCCGTGCCGGATGGCACCGAGGTCGCCTTCCGCTGCGAGAATGTCCCCGACGGCATAAGGCCGGAGGACCATCAGGCCGGAATGGCCTCGACGCTGGCGAACCTCGCCGCCTTCACAGAATAG
- a CDS encoding site-specific DNA-methyltransferase: MSISRTGAAVAPRMSLGSKRTEPRLVSPAGAVLPLDTIIESDCIAALERLPAGSVDLVFADPPYNLQLGGDLHRPDNSMVDAVDDDWDKFASLRDYDDFTRAWLAAVRRVMKPDATLWVIGSYHNIFRVGATLQDLGYWILNDVVWRKTNPMPNFRGKRFTNAHETLIWAAREQRSRYTFNYEALKAGNDDVQMRSDWLIPLCTGGERLKDGDGRKAHPTQKPEALLARVLMAASRPGDVVLDPFFGSGTTGAVAKKLGRHFVGIERDRDYIAHARERIALASPVGDADMLAPSEKRSEPRIPFASVVERALLQPGAVLTDGNERHQARVRVDGSIMLGDIVGSIHKIGALAQGLPACNGWTFWHYKDNGKLRLIDDLRAVLRKELAAAGG; this comes from the coding sequence ATGAGTATCTCGCGTACCGGCGCGGCAGTCGCCCCCCGGATGAGCCTTGGGTCGAAGCGTACGGAACCGCGCCTGGTCTCTCCGGCCGGCGCGGTTCTTCCGCTCGATACCATCATCGAGAGCGACTGCATTGCCGCGCTCGAACGCCTGCCGGCCGGCAGCGTCGATCTCGTCTTCGCCGACCCGCCCTACAACCTGCAGCTGGGCGGCGACCTGCACCGGCCCGACAATTCGATGGTCGACGCCGTCGACGACGACTGGGACAAGTTCGCCTCGCTGCGCGACTATGACGACTTCACCCGGGCCTGGCTCGCGGCCGTGCGCCGCGTGATGAAGCCGGACGCCACTCTGTGGGTGATCGGCTCCTACCACAACATCTTCCGCGTCGGCGCCACCCTCCAGGATCTCGGCTACTGGATCCTCAACGATGTCGTCTGGCGCAAGACCAATCCGATGCCGAATTTTCGCGGCAAGCGCTTCACCAATGCGCATGAGACGCTGATCTGGGCGGCCCGCGAGCAGCGCTCGCGCTACACCTTCAACTATGAGGCGCTGAAGGCCGGCAATGACGACGTGCAGATGCGTTCCGACTGGCTGATCCCGCTGTGCACCGGCGGCGAGCGGCTGAAGGACGGCGACGGGCGCAAGGCCCACCCGACGCAGAAGCCCGAGGCCCTGCTCGCCCGCGTGCTGATGGCGGCCTCCCGGCCGGGCGACGTCGTGCTCGATCCCTTCTTCGGCTCGGGCACGACCGGCGCCGTCGCCAAGAAGCTCGGCCGGCACTTCGTCGGCATCGAGCGCGACCGCGACTACATCGCCCATGCGCGCGAGCGGATCGCCCTCGCCTCGCCGGTCGGCGACGCCGACATGCTCGCGCCTTCCGAAAAGCGCAGCGAGCCGCGCATTCCCTTCGCCAGCGTCGTCGAGCGCGCCTTGCTGCAGCCGGGCGCCGTCCTTACCGACGGCAATGAGCGCCACCAGGCCCGGGTCCGCGTCGACGGTTCGATCATGCTGGGCGACATCGTCGGCTCGATCCACAAGATCGGCGCCCTCGCCCAGGGATTGCCGGCCTGCAACGGCTGGACCTTCTGGCATTACAAGGACAACGGCAAGCTGCGCCTCATCGACGATCTGCGCGCCGTGCTGCGCAAGGAATTGGCCGCAGCGGGCGGCTGA
- a CDS encoding RbsD/FucU family protein, with translation MLKNIDPLLNADVLYALAAMGHGDTMVVCDANFPADSVARATVYGSLLRMDGADAPQAVRAVLSVLPLDTFVDDSARRMEIVGSPDEIPPVQREVQVEIDRAEGKSWPMTSIERMEFYEHARDAYCVIQSGERRFYGCFIFRKGVIAP, from the coding sequence ATGCTCAAGAACATTGATCCGCTACTCAACGCCGATGTGCTCTATGCGCTGGCGGCGATGGGCCATGGCGACACGATGGTGGTCTGCGACGCCAATTTTCCGGCCGATTCGGTCGCCCGCGCCACCGTCTATGGCAGCCTGCTCCGCATGGACGGCGCCGATGCGCCGCAAGCGGTGAGGGCCGTGCTCTCCGTCCTGCCGCTCGATACCTTCGTCGACGATTCGGCCAGGCGCATGGAGATCGTCGGCAGCCCCGACGAAATTCCCCCCGTCCAGCGCGAAGTCCAGGTCGAGATCGACAGGGCCGAAGGCAAGTCCTGGCCGATGACCTCGATCGAACGCATGGAATTCTACGAGCACGCACGCGACGCCTATTGCGTGATCCAGAGCGGGGAGCGCCGCTTCTACGGCTGCTTCATCTTCCGCAAGGGCGTGATCGCGCCCTGA
- a CDS encoding CGNR zinc finger domain-containing protein, translating into MEKTKTIADIPLLGGHPALDFVNTVDAWRDRWGPDFLLCYEDLLAWGERAGLIAREHAERLRGEARADPAAAAEALDRAKALRRALHALFLAEAEGMVPAPSDAGELDAAVRDAAARRVLAYRSGTFAWQWRDDDDLDALTRRVAVAAADLLTARTGRRPVRECHGRNCGWLFLDTSRGGRRRWCSDETCGSHARVLRFRAKAPGAL; encoded by the coding sequence ATGGAAAAGACGAAGACCATTGCGGACATCCCGCTCCTCGGCGGCCACCCTGCCCTCGATTTCGTCAACACCGTGGATGCCTGGCGGGACCGCTGGGGGCCGGATTTCCTGCTGTGCTACGAAGATCTCCTCGCCTGGGGGGAACGGGCCGGCCTGATCGCGCGCGAGCACGCGGAAAGGCTGCGCGGCGAGGCACGCGCGGATCCGGCCGCTGCCGCCGAGGCGCTGGACCGTGCCAAGGCGCTGCGGCGGGCCCTGCACGCCTTGTTCCTGGCGGAAGCGGAGGGAATGGTGCCGGCGCCCTCCGACGCGGGAGAACTCGATGCCGCCGTCAGGGATGCGGCAGCCCGCCGCGTGCTGGCCTACCGGTCGGGAACCTTCGCCTGGCAGTGGCGCGACGACGACGACCTCGACGCCCTCACCCGCCGCGTCGCGGTGGCCGCGGCCGATCTCCTCACCGCACGGACCGGACGCCGGCCGGTGCGCGAGTGCCACGGGCGCAATTGCGGGTGGTTGTTCCTCGATACGTCGCGGGGCGGCCGCCGCCGGTGGTGCTCCGACGAGACCTGCGGCTCGCACGCCCGGGTGCTTCGATTCCGTGCGAAGGCCCCGGGCGCCTTGTGA